A region of Esox lucius isolate fEsoLuc1 chromosome 3, fEsoLuc1.pri, whole genome shotgun sequence DNA encodes the following proteins:
- the acss2l gene encoding acyl-CoA synthetase short chain family member 2 like isoform X2 — protein sequence MVVPGSQHIEELIYPPPERLKKDAHVPDFNSYLELYKKSIEDPEAFWKEVAGDFFWKKPPTGRILQYNFDVTKGSIYIKCMEGAKTNLCYNVLDRLVYHRNLGEKVAFYWEGNSSDHHMTITYRQLLGQVCRCANVLKQMGVRKGDRVAIYLPMIPELVYTMLACARIGAVHSIVFAGFSSESLCERILDSQCCILVTADGVYRGEKLINLKQIADEALEKCRERTSATVKRCLVVKHHSLRTNSGDVSNNLQTPWNSACDVCWEEVMGGVSEDCDPEWVDAEDPLFILYTSGSTGKPKGVLHTVAGYLLYTSLTFKYVFDHQPDDVYWCTADIGWITGHSYITYGPLANGATSVLFEGIPVHPHVGRFWEVIEKYRVTKFYTAPTVLRLLMKYGKEPVQKYDLSSLRILGTVGEPINPEAWHWYYDVVGQKRCPVVDTFWQTETGGHVLTPLPAATPLKPGAATFPFFGVEPLILNEHGEELEGEAEGYLVFRRPWPGMMRTVYGNQERFENVYFKKFPGFYVTGDGCRRDKDGYFWITGRIDDMLNVSGHLLSTAEVEAALTEHGAVVEAAVVSRPHTVKGECLYCFVTVKDCRPFNRNLVEELKRRVREKIGPIATPDFIQNAPALPKTRSGKIMRRVLRLIARNDKDLGDLSTLADPKVVDVLFSQRCETAT from the exons ATGGTGGTCCCTGGATCTCAACACATAGAAGAGCTGATATATCCTCCTCCAGAGAGGCTAAAGAAGGATGCTCATGTGCCCGACTTCAACTCTTATCTTGAACTTTACAAGAAGTCTATTGAGGACCCGGAGG CGTTCTGGAAAGAGGTTGCTGGCGACTTCTTTTGGAAGAAGCCTCCGACAGGACGCATTCTTCAGTATAACTTTGACGTGACCAAAGGCAGTATTTACATCAAGTGCATGGAGGGGGCCAAAACCAACCTGTGCTACAATGTCCTGGACAGGCTCGTCTACCACAGGAATCTTGGTGAAAAAGTGGCGTTCTACTG GGAGGGGAACTCGTCAGATCACCACATGACCATCACCTACAGGCAGCTGCTGGGACAGGTTTGCAGGTGTGCCAACGTTCTCAAGCAGATGG GTGTGAGGAAAGGAGACAGGGTGGCCATTTACCTCCCCATGATTCCAGAGTTGGTGTACACCATGTTGGCCTGTGCCAGGATTGGAGCGGTGCACTCCATTGTG TTTGCAGGTTTCTCTTCGGAGTCTCTGTGTGAACGGATCCTGGATTCCCAGTGCTGTATCCTAGTGACTGCAG ATGGTGTATACAGAGGGGAGAAGTTGATCAACCTGAAGCAGATAGCAGACGAGGCTCTGGAGAAATGTAGGGAGAG AACGTCAGCTACTGTAAAAAGATGTCTAGTAGTGAAGCACCATTCGCTCCGGACAAACAGTGGGGATGTTTCCAACAACCTCCAG accccctGGAACTCTGCATGTGACGTGTGTTGGGAGGAGGTGATGGGAGGAGTCTCGGAGGACTGTGACCCTGAGTGGGTGGATGCAGAGGATCCCCTCTTCATTCTCTACACTAGTGGATCTACTGGGAAACCCaag GGGGTTCTCCACACTGTAGCAGGCTACCTGCTCTACACCTCTCTGACCTTCAAGTATGTGTTTGACCACCAGCCAGACGATGTGTACTGGTGTACTGCTGATATAGGCTGGATCACAGGACACTCCTACATCACATATGGACCGCTGGCCAATGGGGCTACCAGTGTTCTG ttCGAGGGTATCCCAGTCCACCCTCATGTGGGGCGGTTCTGGGAGGTGATTGAGAAGTACAGAGTGACCAAGTTCTACACAGCTCCTACTGTCCTACGGCTTCTCATGAAGTACGGGAAGGAACCAGTGCAGAA GTATGACCTGTCGTCGCTGAGGATCCTGGGAACTGTAGGTGAACCCATCAATCCAGAGGCGTGGCATTGGTACTATGATGTAGTTGGACAGAAGAGATGCCCTGTGGTCGACACCTTCTGGCAGACAGAGACG GGTGGTCATGTTCTGACCCCACTCCCTGCAGCAACTCCTCTGAAACCTGGAGCAGCA ACCTTTCCTTTCTTCGGAGTGGAGCCACTCATACTGAATGAACATGGAGAAGAACTAGAGGGAGAAGCAGAGGGCTATCTG GTGTTCCGGAGGCCTTGGCCTGGTATGATGCGTACCGTGTATGGAAACCAGGAGCGCTTTGAGAATGTATACTTCAAGAAGTTCCCCGGTTTCTATGTGACAGGCGACG GCTGCAGGCGGGACAAAGACGGCTACTTCTGGATCACGGGCAGGATAGACGACATGCTCAATGTGTCAG GACACCTGTTGAGCACAGCGGAGGTGGAGGCGGCCCTGACGGAGCACGGGGCGGTGGTGGAGGCGGCCGTGGTCAGCAGACCTCACACAGTCAAGGGGGAGTGTCTCTACTGCTTCGTCACCGTGAAGGACTGCAGACCGTTCAACCGCAACCTGGTGGAGGAGCTCAAGAGACGAG TGAGAGAGAAGATTGGTCCAATCGCCACTCCAGACTTTATCCAGAACGCCCCTGCACTTCCTAAAACCCGCTCTG GTAAGATCATGAGACGCGTGCTGAGGCTGATCGCCCGGAACGACAAGGATCTTGGTGACCTTTCAACCCTTGCTGACCCCAAGGTTGTGGACGTTCTCTTCAGCCAGCGCTGTGAGACGGCCACCTGA
- the acss2l gene encoding acyl-CoA synthetase short chain family member 2 like isoform X1 — translation MVVPGSQHIEELIYPPPERLKKDAHVPDFNSYLELYKKSIEDPEAFWKEVAGDFFWKKPPTGRILQYNFDVTKGSIYIKCMEGAKTNLCYNVLDRLVYHRNLGEKVAFYWEGNSSDHHMTITYRQLLGQVCRCANVLKQMGVRKGDRVAIYLPMIPELVYTMLACARIGAVHSIVFAGFSSESLCERILDSQCCILVTADGVYRGEKLINLKQIADEALEKCRERTSATVKRCLVVKHHSLRTNSGDVSNNLQTPWNSACDVCWEEVMGGVSEDCDPEWVDAEDPLFILYTSGSTGKPKGVLHTVAGYLLYTSLTFKYVFDHQPDDVYWCTADIGWITGHSYITYGPLANGATSVLFEGIPVHPHVGRFWEVIEKYRVTKFYTAPTVLRLLMKYGKEPVQKYDLSSLRILGTVGEPINPEAWHWYYDVVGQKRCPVVDTFWQTETGGHVLTPLPAATPLKPGAATFPFFGVEPLILNEHGEELEGEAEGYLVFRRPWPGMMRTVYGNQERFENVYFKKFPGFYVTGDGCRRDKDGYFWITGRIDDMLNVSGHLLSTAEVEAALTEHGAVVEAAVVSRPHTVKGECLYCFVTVKDCRPFNRNLVEELKRRVREKIGPIATPDFIQNAPALPKTRSVSSTGKIMRRVLRLIARNDKDLGDLSTLADPKVVDVLFSQRCETAT, via the exons ATGGTGGTCCCTGGATCTCAACACATAGAAGAGCTGATATATCCTCCTCCAGAGAGGCTAAAGAAGGATGCTCATGTGCCCGACTTCAACTCTTATCTTGAACTTTACAAGAAGTCTATTGAGGACCCGGAGG CGTTCTGGAAAGAGGTTGCTGGCGACTTCTTTTGGAAGAAGCCTCCGACAGGACGCATTCTTCAGTATAACTTTGACGTGACCAAAGGCAGTATTTACATCAAGTGCATGGAGGGGGCCAAAACCAACCTGTGCTACAATGTCCTGGACAGGCTCGTCTACCACAGGAATCTTGGTGAAAAAGTGGCGTTCTACTG GGAGGGGAACTCGTCAGATCACCACATGACCATCACCTACAGGCAGCTGCTGGGACAGGTTTGCAGGTGTGCCAACGTTCTCAAGCAGATGG GTGTGAGGAAAGGAGACAGGGTGGCCATTTACCTCCCCATGATTCCAGAGTTGGTGTACACCATGTTGGCCTGTGCCAGGATTGGAGCGGTGCACTCCATTGTG TTTGCAGGTTTCTCTTCGGAGTCTCTGTGTGAACGGATCCTGGATTCCCAGTGCTGTATCCTAGTGACTGCAG ATGGTGTATACAGAGGGGAGAAGTTGATCAACCTGAAGCAGATAGCAGACGAGGCTCTGGAGAAATGTAGGGAGAG AACGTCAGCTACTGTAAAAAGATGTCTAGTAGTGAAGCACCATTCGCTCCGGACAAACAGTGGGGATGTTTCCAACAACCTCCAG accccctGGAACTCTGCATGTGACGTGTGTTGGGAGGAGGTGATGGGAGGAGTCTCGGAGGACTGTGACCCTGAGTGGGTGGATGCAGAGGATCCCCTCTTCATTCTCTACACTAGTGGATCTACTGGGAAACCCaag GGGGTTCTCCACACTGTAGCAGGCTACCTGCTCTACACCTCTCTGACCTTCAAGTATGTGTTTGACCACCAGCCAGACGATGTGTACTGGTGTACTGCTGATATAGGCTGGATCACAGGACACTCCTACATCACATATGGACCGCTGGCCAATGGGGCTACCAGTGTTCTG ttCGAGGGTATCCCAGTCCACCCTCATGTGGGGCGGTTCTGGGAGGTGATTGAGAAGTACAGAGTGACCAAGTTCTACACAGCTCCTACTGTCCTACGGCTTCTCATGAAGTACGGGAAGGAACCAGTGCAGAA GTATGACCTGTCGTCGCTGAGGATCCTGGGAACTGTAGGTGAACCCATCAATCCAGAGGCGTGGCATTGGTACTATGATGTAGTTGGACAGAAGAGATGCCCTGTGGTCGACACCTTCTGGCAGACAGAGACG GGTGGTCATGTTCTGACCCCACTCCCTGCAGCAACTCCTCTGAAACCTGGAGCAGCA ACCTTTCCTTTCTTCGGAGTGGAGCCACTCATACTGAATGAACATGGAGAAGAACTAGAGGGAGAAGCAGAGGGCTATCTG GTGTTCCGGAGGCCTTGGCCTGGTATGATGCGTACCGTGTATGGAAACCAGGAGCGCTTTGAGAATGTATACTTCAAGAAGTTCCCCGGTTTCTATGTGACAGGCGACG GCTGCAGGCGGGACAAAGACGGCTACTTCTGGATCACGGGCAGGATAGACGACATGCTCAATGTGTCAG GACACCTGTTGAGCACAGCGGAGGTGGAGGCGGCCCTGACGGAGCACGGGGCGGTGGTGGAGGCGGCCGTGGTCAGCAGACCTCACACAGTCAAGGGGGAGTGTCTCTACTGCTTCGTCACCGTGAAGGACTGCAGACCGTTCAACCGCAACCTGGTGGAGGAGCTCAAGAGACGAG TGAGAGAGAAGATTGGTCCAATCGCCACTCCAGACTTTATCCAGAACGCCCCTGCACTTCCTAAAACCCGCTCTG TGTCTTCCACAGGTAAGATCATGAGACGCGTGCTGAGGCTGATCGCCCGGAACGACAAGGATCTTGGTGACCTTTCAACCCTTGCTGACCCCAAGGTTGTGGACGTTCTCTTCAGCCAGCGCTGTGAGACGGCCACCTGA
- the LOC114830293 gene encoding golgin subfamily A member 6-like protein 6, with protein sequence MKEKDEEIEEKDRQMWEKDRQMREKYGQIWEKDRQIEEKDRQMKEKDRQIEEKDEEIEEKDRQMWEKNRQIEEKNRQMKEKDVQIWEKDRQMREKDGQIWEKDTQIWEKDGQIEEKDRQMKEKDEEIEEKDRQIEEKDRQIEEKDRQIQIEEKDEKIQEKDRQIEEKDRQMREKDGQIEEKDEKIEEKDRQIEEKDRQIEEKGRQIWEKDRQIWEKDRQRREKDTQIWEKDGQMREKDGQIEEKDRQIEEKDRQIEEKDRQMKEKDEEIEEKDRQIEEKDRQIEEKDRQMWEKDTQIWEKDGQIEEKDEEIEEKDKEIEEKDRQIEEKDRQIEEKDRQRQMEY encoded by the exons ATGAAGGAGAAGGATGAAGAAATAGAGGAGAAGGATAGACAGATGTGGGAGAAGGATAGACAGATGAGGGAGAAGTATGGACAGATATGGGAGAAGgatagacagatagaggagAAGGATAGACAGATGAAGGAGAaagatagacagatagaggagaaggatgaagagatagaggagaaggATAGACAGATGTGGGAGAAGAATAGACAGATAGAGGAGAAGAATAGACAGATGAAGGAGAAGGATGTACAGATATGGGAGAAGGATAGACAGATGAGGGAGAAGGATGGACAGATATGGGAGAAGGATACACAGATATGGGAGAAGGATGGACAGATAGAGGAGAAGGATAGACAGATGAAGGAGAAGGATgaagagatagaggagaaggATAGACAAATAGAGGAGAAGGATAGACAAATAGAGGAGAAGGATAGACAGAT acagatagaggagAAGGATGAAAAGATACAGGAGAAGgatagacagatagaggagAAGGATAGACAGATGAGGGAGAAGGATGGACAGATAGAGGAGAAGGATGAAAAGATAGAGGAGAAGgatagacagatagaggagaaggatagacagatagaggagAAGGGTAGACAGATATGGGAGAAGGATAGACAGATATGGGAGAAGGAtagacagaggagggagaaagatacACAGATATGGGAGAAGGATGGACAGATGAGGGAGAAGGATGGACAGATAGAGGAGAAGgatagacagatagaggagaaggatagacagatagaggagaaggatagacagatgaaggagaaggatgaagagatagaggagaaggATAGACAAATAGAGGAGAaagatagacagatagaggagAAGGATAGACAGATGTGGGAGAAGGATACACAGATATGGGAGAAGGATGGACAGATAGAGGAGAAGGATgaagagatagaggagaaggataaagagatagaggagaaggatagacagatagaggagaaggatagacagatagaggagaaagacagacagagacagatggaatATTAG